From one Deinococcus aquaedulcis genomic stretch:
- a CDS encoding DUF4385 domain-containing protein, translated as MPKFDYSLDYRTLDLRAHPELYRVGVGEQGVLLVQPYKGEILPHWRFATPEVARESSETIYQMFLDYLQAGDFVGADMARKFLQMGFTRSRRYANHKGGKKYDGPVPADKKGQSGAHGRPELPRTPEDPVKAESARIFKAKWDEAEANEEYARLKKEHKARYG; from the coding sequence ATGCCGAAATTCGATTATTCCCTCGATTACCGCACGCTGGACCTGCGCGCGCACCCGGAGCTGTACCGGGTGGGGGTGGGCGAGCAGGGTGTGCTGCTGGTGCAGCCGTACAAGGGCGAAATCCTGCCGCACTGGCGCTTTGCCACGCCCGAGGTCGCCCGCGAAAGCAGCGAGACGATTTACCAAATGTTTCTGGACTATCTGCAGGCCGGGGATTTTGTGGGGGCCGATATGGCGCGCAAATTCCTGCAGATGGGCTTTACGCGCTCGCGGCGCTACGCCAACCACAAGGGCGGCAAGAAGTACGACGGCCCCGTGCCCGCCGACAAGAAGGGCCAGAGCGGCGCCCACGGCCGCCCCGAGCTGCCCCGCACCCCGGAAGACCCGGTGAAAGCCGAGTCCGCCCGCATCTTCAAAGCCAAGTGGGACGAGGCCGAAGCCAATGAGGAGTATGCCCGGCTGAAAAAGGAACATAAGGCGCGGTACGGGTAG
- a CDS encoding Dps family protein translates to MTKKSAGTKKAQGGQKASTRGGKGAEAQARSAAEDGRTTASSDSKPVSAQPTGSANADAAHLNATNNALVDHAYLSEDEFSTVAETLQRNLATTISLYLKFKKYHWDIRGRFFRDLHLAYDEFIAMIFPAIDEQAERLVALGGSPIAAPADIERYSTVIVPAETVRDARTQVSDLVADLTRVGRGYRDDSQTVDDANDPATADLYNGYAATVDKIRWMLQAIIDDERMN, encoded by the coding sequence ATGACCAAGAAGAGTGCCGGAACCAAGAAAGCCCAGGGCGGCCAGAAGGCCAGCACGCGCGGCGGCAAGGGCGCAGAGGCCCAGGCCCGGAGCGCCGCCGAGGACGGACGGACCACCGCCTCCAGCGACAGCAAGCCGGTCTCGGCGCAGCCCACTGGCAGTGCGAACGCCGACGCCGCGCATCTGAACGCCACGAACAACGCGCTGGTGGACCACGCCTACCTCAGCGAGGACGAGTTCAGCACGGTGGCCGAGACCCTGCAGCGCAACCTCGCCACCACCATCAGCCTGTACCTGAAGTTCAAGAAGTACCACTGGGACATTCGCGGCCGGTTCTTCCGTGACCTGCACCTAGCCTACGACGAGTTCATCGCCATGATCTTTCCGGCCATTGACGAGCAGGCCGAGCGCCTGGTGGCCCTGGGCGGCAGCCCCATCGCCGCGCCCGCTGACATTGAGCGCTACAGCACCGTGATCGTACCGGCCGAAACCGTGCGCGACGCCCGCACCCAGGTCAGCGATCTGGTGGCCGACCTGACCCGCGTGGGCCGGGGCTACCGCGACGACTCGCAGACCGTGGACGACGCCAACGATCCCGCCACCGCCGACCTGTACAACGGCTACGCGGCCACGGTGGACAAGATCCGCTGGATGCTGCAGGCGATCATTGACGACGAGCGGATGAACTGA
- a CDS encoding MBL fold metallo-hydrolase, translating to MTLLPLAPDAFYLPGAVNSLVLANGQGGALLVDTGLDDSHARKLLRAVECAGLRPTAILNTHSHADHHGGNAFLLKRFPEVEVWAPPLEAAIIANPLLEPLGLFGARPPRELQTKFLLAPASPARPLPGTGPLTLGGVALELLPVPGHAAEMVAVRCGEVLYAADALFGPDALAKHPLTFCADSAAQKASAAALGALQGVRLILPGHGEPTADLPRLVATNLAAYGQTTAAVQAAVAEGPATVDELLARVCAALRVVMTTAGAVVLNRAVVSAHLTELLEAGHATLKVDSQRLLFARA from the coding sequence ATGACCCTCCTTCCCCTAGCGCCGGACGCCTTCTATTTGCCGGGCGCGGTGAACAGCCTCGTGCTGGCAAACGGCCAGGGCGGCGCGCTGCTGGTGGACACCGGCCTGGACGACAGCCACGCCCGCAAGCTGCTGCGTGCGGTGGAGTGCGCAGGGCTGCGGCCCACGGCCATTCTGAATACCCACAGCCACGCCGACCACCACGGGGGCAATGCCTTCTTGCTCAAACGCTTTCCCGAGGTGGAAGTCTGGGCGCCGCCGCTGGAAGCCGCTATCATTGCGAACCCGCTGCTGGAACCGCTGGGCCTGTTCGGCGCCCGGCCGCCCCGCGAGCTGCAGACCAAGTTTCTGCTGGCCCCCGCCAGCCCAGCGCGGCCCCTGCCCGGAACCGGCCCCCTCACCCTGGGCGGCGTGGCGCTGGAGCTGCTCCCAGTCCCAGGCCACGCGGCCGAGATGGTGGCGGTGCGCTGTGGCGAGGTGCTGTACGCCGCCGATGCCCTTTTCGGCCCGGACGCTCTGGCCAAGCACCCCTTGACCTTCTGTGCCGATTCGGCTGCCCAGAAGGCGAGTGCGGCGGCTCTGGGCGCGCTGCAGGGCGTGCGCCTCATCCTCCCCGGCCACGGCGAGCCCACCGCTGACCTGCCGAGGCTGGTGGCCACCAACCTCGCGGCCTATGGGCAAACCACAGCGGCGGTGCAGGCAGCGGTGGCCGAAGGCCCAGCAACCGTAGATGAGCTGCTGGCGCGCGTGTGCGCTGCACTGAGAGTCGTTATGACCACGGCGGGCGCGGTGGTGCTGAACCGCGCGGTGGTCAGCGCGCACCTGACCGAGCTGCTGGAGGCAGGCCACGCCACCCTGAAGGTCGACAGCCAGCGCCTGCTGTTTGCGCGTGCGTGA
- a CDS encoding APC family permease — protein MASGERSPFMKWFLETNQPEPQGFYEEEQQVQAQHHTQPWWKVMCLTGVDYFSTLGYQPGIAALAAGALSPLATLVLVLVTLFGALPMYRRVAEESPHGDGSLSMLERLLSYWPSKVLVLTLIGFVATGFVITMTLSAADATAHLIENPLLEHLLEGRQVGVTLLLLALLGAVFLKGFREAVGIAVGIVVLYLGLSVVVAGHGLLEIVRQPELLSGWWGTLGQAYASPLAILGAALLVFPALALGLSGFETGVVVMPLVKGDPGDTPAKPLGRIRNAKKLLTSAALIMSVMLLASSVVTTLLIPRHEFWAATTVTKAVSTADLQRGRAIVNVPLDHPTRPREIFSLQVPAGRTGTFTLTANTVGGPVPMTVSVAPNGSTTTVKVDTPPGQANGRALAYLAHERFGEGFGTLYDVSTILILWFAGASAMAGLLNIVPRYLPRYGMAPDWARATRPLVLLFIGISALVTILFKANVDAQAGAYATGVLALMTSAAVAVFLTELRRGHRAAALAFAVISAIFIYTSVVTVSERPEGLYIALLFIGAILVVSVASRIGRSTELRVERVDLDDTARAMLNEVGAQGLPVRFIANHLDEGDDVEYREKALDVRLHNHLSPGEAALFLEVAIRDASDFSTRVPVTGVRVGNHLILRATGPSVPNTLAAVLLHVRDLTGVPPHVYFEWSEKGPAVNALRFLLAGEGDIPPLTHEILRVAEREASRRPQVHVGG, from the coding sequence ATGGCCTCCGGCGAACGCAGCCCGTTCATGAAGTGGTTTCTGGAAACCAACCAACCTGAACCGCAGGGCTTTTACGAAGAAGAGCAGCAGGTCCAGGCCCAACACCACACCCAGCCGTGGTGGAAGGTGATGTGCCTGACCGGCGTGGACTATTTTTCCACCCTGGGCTACCAGCCGGGAATTGCCGCACTGGCGGCTGGGGCGCTGTCGCCGCTGGCGACGTTGGTGCTGGTGCTGGTCACCCTGTTTGGCGCGCTGCCCATGTACCGCCGCGTGGCCGAGGAAAGCCCGCACGGCGACGGCAGCCTGTCCATGCTGGAGCGGCTGCTGAGCTACTGGCCCAGCAAGGTGCTGGTGCTGACCCTGATTGGGTTTGTGGCCACGGGCTTCGTGATCACCATGACCCTGTCAGCCGCCGATGCCACCGCCCACCTGATTGAAAACCCGCTGCTGGAACACTTGCTTGAAGGGCGGCAGGTGGGCGTGACCCTGCTGCTGCTGGCGCTGCTGGGGGCGGTGTTTCTCAAGGGCTTCCGCGAAGCGGTGGGCATTGCCGTGGGCATCGTGGTGCTGTACCTGGGCCTGAGTGTGGTGGTGGCGGGCCACGGCCTGCTGGAAATCGTGCGCCAGCCGGAACTGCTGAGCGGCTGGTGGGGCACGCTGGGGCAGGCCTACGCTTCGCCGCTGGCGATCCTGGGTGCGGCGCTGCTGGTGTTTCCGGCGCTGGCCCTGGGGCTGTCCGGCTTCGAGACCGGCGTGGTGGTGATGCCGCTGGTCAAGGGTGACCCCGGCGACACCCCCGCCAAGCCGCTGGGCCGCATTCGCAACGCCAAGAAGCTGCTGACCAGCGCCGCGCTGATCATGTCGGTGATGCTGCTGGCGTCCTCAGTGGTGACCACGCTGCTGATCCCCCGGCACGAGTTCTGGGCCGCCACCACCGTCACCAAGGCCGTGAGCACCGCCGACCTGCAGCGGGGCCGCGCCATTGTGAACGTGCCGCTGGACCACCCCACCCGCCCGCGCGAGATCTTCAGCCTGCAGGTGCCGGCCGGGCGCACCGGCACCTTTACCCTGACCGCCAACACCGTGGGCGGGCCCGTGCCCATGACCGTATCGGTGGCCCCCAACGGCTCCACCACCACCGTGAAGGTGGACACGCCGCCCGGACAGGCCAACGGGCGCGCGCTGGCCTACCTGGCCCACGAGCGCTTTGGCGAGGGCTTTGGCACCCTGTACGACGTCTCGACCATCCTGATTCTGTGGTTCGCGGGGGCCTCGGCCATGGCAGGGCTGCTGAACATCGTGCCGCGCTACCTGCCGCGCTACGGCATGGCACCGGACTGGGCGCGCGCCACCCGGCCGCTGGTGCTGCTGTTTATCGGCATCAGCGCCCTGGTTACCATTCTGTTCAAGGCCAACGTGGACGCCCAGGCCGGGGCTTACGCCACGGGCGTGCTGGCCCTGATGACCTCGGCGGCGGTGGCGGTCTTTCTGACCGAACTGCGCCGGGGCCACCGCGCCGCCGCCCTGGCGTTTGCAGTGATCAGCGCCATCTTCATCTACACCAGCGTGGTCACAGTCAGCGAGCGCCCCGAGGGCCTGTACATTGCGCTGCTGTTTATCGGCGCCATTCTGGTGGTCAGTGTGGCTTCGCGCATTGGCCGCAGCACCGAACTGCGCGTGGAACGCGTGGACCTGGACGACACCGCCCGCGCCATGCTGAACGAGGTGGGCGCCCAGGGCCTGCCGGTGCGCTTTATCGCCAACCATCTGGACGAGGGCGACGATGTGGAGTACCGCGAAAAGGCGCTGGACGTGCGCCTGCACAACCACCTCAGCCCCGGCGAGGCGGCACTGTTCCTGGAGGTGGCGATCCGGGACGCCAGCGATTTCAGCACCCGCGTGCCCGTGACCGGGGTGCGGGTGGGCAATCACCTGATTCTGCGCGCCACTGGCCCCAGCGTGCCCAATACCCTGGCCGCCGTGCTGCTGCATGTGCGCGACCTGACCGGCGTGCCGCCCCATGTGTACTTTGAATGGAGCGAAAAGGGCCCGGCCGTCAATGCCCTGCGCTTCCTGCTGGCGGGCGAAGGCGATATTCCGCCCCTGACCCACGAGATTCTGCGCGTGGCCGAGCGCGAAGCCAGCCGCCGGCCCCAGGTGCATGTGGGCGGGTAA
- a CDS encoding MFS transporter, with protein MSAAPAPVPFRPSGAQLGLIGANFLMWGGFFAVIPLVTVHFSGPGGLGWSAASVGLVLGLRQLTQQGLTVFGGAWADRLGPKPLILWGCALRTLGFAGMGFADTLPALLAAALLAGIGGGLFDAPKSAAITQVTRPEHRTRMFSLTSLSGNAGMVTGPLLGTLLLGLGFRTAALVAASVYVLAGLVLALTLPHLRPAGQPASGLGGLREAAQDVPFRRFTLVLIGYFILSTQINVAVTLKAVALAGPGATGPLYGLSAGLAVLLQYPLLRLTERHLPTRTALVGAVTLVALSLGLMGAANTFPALLACVALYSLGTMIVYPTQQTLTARFAPAGRVGSYFGFAAISLGAGGAVGSVLGGALVDAGARLGWPALPWLVLAAIGALSALGLRWALRGLDNVPERSEAAK; from the coding sequence GTGAGCGCCGCCCCTGCCCCTGTGCCCTTTCGCCCGTCCGGGGCCCAGCTGGGCCTGATTGGGGCGAATTTTCTGATGTGGGGCGGGTTTTTTGCCGTTATTCCCCTAGTGACCGTGCATTTCAGCGGGCCCGGTGGCCTGGGCTGGTCGGCGGCCAGCGTGGGACTGGTGCTGGGCCTGCGCCAGCTCACCCAGCAGGGCCTGACGGTCTTTGGCGGCGCGTGGGCCGACCGCCTGGGGCCCAAGCCGCTGATTCTGTGGGGCTGCGCGCTGCGCACCCTGGGCTTTGCGGGCATGGGCTTTGCCGACACCCTACCCGCCCTGCTGGCGGCGGCGCTGCTGGCGGGCATTGGCGGCGGGCTGTTTGACGCCCCCAAGAGTGCAGCCATCACCCAGGTCACCCGCCCCGAGCACCGCACACGCATGTTCAGCCTGACCAGCCTGTCCGGCAATGCGGGCATGGTCACGGGGCCGCTGCTGGGCACGCTGCTGCTGGGCCTGGGCTTTCGCACGGCGGCCCTGGTGGCGGCCAGCGTGTACGTCCTCGCTGGGCTGGTGCTGGCCCTCACGCTGCCTCACCTGCGGCCGGCCGGGCAGCCGGCCAGCGGCCTAGGTGGGCTGCGGGAGGCGGCGCAGGACGTGCCCTTCCGTCGCTTCACGCTGGTGCTGATCGGCTATTTCATCCTGAGCACGCAGATCAACGTGGCGGTGACCCTCAAGGCGGTGGCGCTGGCCGGGCCCGGGGCCACGGGGCCGCTGTATGGCCTCTCGGCGGGGTTAGCGGTGCTGCTGCAATACCCCCTGCTGCGCCTGACCGAGCGCCACCTGCCCACCCGCACGGCGCTGGTGGGGGCCGTGACCCTGGTGGCCCTCAGCCTGGGCCTGATGGGCGCGGCGAACACTTTCCCGGCCCTGCTGGCCTGCGTGGCGCTCTACAGCCTGGGCACCATGATCGTGTACCCCACCCAGCAGACCCTGACGGCGCGCTTTGCCCCCGCCGGGCGGGTGGGCAGCTATTTCGGCTTTGCCGCGATTTCGCTGGGAGCGGGCGGCGCGGTGGGCAGTGTGCTGGGCGGCGCGCTGGTAGACGCTGGCGCGCGGCTGGGCTGGCCCGCCCTGCCGTGGCTGGTGCTGGCGGCCATCGGCGCCCTGAGTGCCCTGGGCCTGCGCTGGGCCCTGCGCGGCCTGGACAACGTGCCGGAGCGGAGTGAGGCGGCAAAGTAG
- a CDS encoding S41 family peptidase — protein MTAPARLTPRRPDRPASLFLRAARAPGLAALLLGMSLSPGAAAQSVVSPAQAIFNRVNLLIQTEYGGLSPVDRAALTREYQGRLDAVCAPSPSTCEEAKAYPVLEAEMTALGDDHSFFQTPEDYQEFVASATGGNRLQFGVKLARLDGQNRVVTEVVPGSAAEEAGLKRGDVLLTLNGQPYVYEDLRRAREEGRTITLGAERQGQPLTVTVTARESSTRDLPRLNFVPGAGSSEVAVLRIPTFLSGGGVAQGVHDLVGQAQARGASGLIVDLRGNGGGSLSECDSAVSAFVPSLTRVARSPDGNERTVVSRGTRVESGRVLSSVRNPNLWTGPVAVLVDSGSASCSEFFAFEMQYARRGPVIGEETAGVGNTATRVWPVGEGALQLTILNYAKPDGTPYPQSIQPDQAKVQGEAEVRLLTQGTDALLQVGVQALQSAPTLSLDPFRSRP, from the coding sequence ATGACTGCCCCTGCCCGCCTGACGCCGCGCCGCCCGGACCGGCCTGCTTCCCTGTTCCTTCGCGCCGCGCGGGCGCCGGGTCTGGCCGCGCTGCTGCTGGGAATGTCCTTGTCGCCGGGTGCGGCTGCCCAGAGCGTGGTGTCGCCCGCGCAGGCCATTTTCAACCGAGTGAACCTGCTGATTCAGACGGAATACGGTGGCCTGTCCCCGGTGGACCGCGCGGCCCTCACCCGCGAGTACCAGGGGCGACTGGACGCCGTGTGCGCGCCCAGCCCCAGCACCTGCGAGGAAGCCAAGGCCTACCCGGTGCTGGAAGCCGAGATGACGGCCCTGGGCGACGACCACTCCTTTTTCCAGACCCCCGAGGACTACCAGGAGTTCGTGGCCAGCGCCACGGGTGGCAACCGCCTGCAGTTTGGCGTGAAGCTGGCGCGCCTGGACGGTCAGAACCGCGTGGTGACCGAAGTGGTGCCCGGCAGCGCCGCCGAGGAAGCTGGCCTGAAGCGGGGCGACGTGCTGCTGACCCTGAACGGCCAGCCCTACGTCTACGAGGACCTGCGCCGCGCGCGCGAGGAAGGCCGGACCATCACCCTGGGCGCCGAGCGCCAGGGCCAGCCGCTGACCGTCACTGTGACCGCCCGCGAGAGCAGCACCCGCGACCTGCCGCGCCTGAACTTCGTGCCGGGGGCCGGCAGCAGCGAGGTGGCGGTGCTGCGCATTCCCACCTTCCTGTCGGGCGGGGGTGTGGCCCAGGGGGTGCATGACCTTGTGGGGCAGGCCCAGGCGCGCGGGGCCAGCGGCCTGATCGTGGACCTGCGTGGCAACGGCGGCGGCAGCCTCAGCGAGTGCGACAGCGCCGTGAGCGCCTTCGTGCCCAGCCTGACCCGTGTGGCGCGCAGCCCCGACGGCAACGAGCGCACCGTGGTCAGCCGGGGTACGCGCGTGGAATCGGGGCGGGTACTGAGCAGCGTGCGCAACCCCAACCTGTGGACCGGCCCGGTGGCCGTGCTGGTGGACAGCGGCAGCGCCTCATGCAGCGAGTTCTTTGCCTTCGAGATGCAGTACGCCCGGCGCGGCCCGGTGATTGGCGAGGAAACCGCCGGGGTGGGCAACACCGCCACGCGCGTGTGGCCGGTGGGCGAGGGTGCCCTGCAGCTGACCATCCTGAATTACGCCAAGCCCGACGGCACCCCCTACCCCCAGAGCATCCAGCCGGATCAGGCAAAGGTGCAGGGTGAAGCCGAGGTCCGCCTGCTAACCCAGGGCACCGACGCCCTGCTGCAGGTGGGCGTGCAGGCCCTGCAAAGCGCCCCCACCCTGAGCCTGGACCCCTTCCGCTCTCGCCCGTAA